The following DNA comes from Macrobrachium rosenbergii isolate ZJJX-2024 chromosome 37, ASM4041242v1, whole genome shotgun sequence.
accaaagctagatggctgcaatttggtatgtttgatgattggagggtggatgatcaacaaaccaatttgcagccccctagcctcggtagtttttaagatctgcgggcggacagaaaaagtgcggacggacagacaaatagccatctcaatagttttctttgacagaaaactacaATTCTGAGTGAATCAAACGCTAACAAAAATCggttacaaaaatttatttattgtactgaAACTTATGTCCTGTCGTAGAATATACCCTGCTGTGTAGAAAGTTCGAATGTATACTTTCCCGACGTGGAATTCATAAGAAAATACATAATCCGCCACTCAAGagcagttgtaataataataataataataataataataataataataataataataataataataataataataataataataataataataataataataataaaagttacatatatttatttatataatacatgttattatatatatatatatacatacatatatatatatatatatatatatatatatatatatatatatatatatatatatatacattttatatataagctacacagagatatatatgtatatatatatatatatatatatatatatatatatatatatatatatatatatatatgtgtgtgtgtgtatatgtatatatacatatatatatatatatatatatatatatatatatatatatatatatatatatatatacacacacacaatattacaaAGTCCATCAAAAATCTAAACCCCTCTTAGACAAACTTATTATTCACAACCAGCCCTGATATTTGCCACAGAGGGAAAAACCAATTAAGAGGCAAATCACAGTTCATGCAGGTGAGCTAATATCGAAACACTAGCCACGTCCGATTTGGCGAAAGCGAAATTATGGGGTCCGGCCTGGCTTTCCATATCTTATAATGCGATTCAGCCGCCGAACTCACGCAGCAACGATATTACGCCGAAGCCTTCACCAGATGGACATATTGGCTGAAAATGAAACGGCACTGCCCGGCGTTTTCAATGATTTAAGATATCACTTGATATCTTAAATATCaatatcaattcatttttttaaattatgcttATTTTAAGCTTATGCATCacctaaaataaatattctctggAGAAATTGCACAATTGTTATCTAGTACACCCTCGTCGGTCATACTGGATTAACGAAGGATATttacacaataacaataaaaacataaaatccttCCAAAGGATATTAAAGTCAAATCCTTTGGACTCGTATTAGTGAAAGTCCTCTTcagcctctgtaggctcataggacaggcgctgatctcctgtttcttaagcCGACAACCagtggggggacaggtcccaatgcctatgacacgtggccagtgtatCACTAGGCCCaatgtttaactccccagcccaagggctggtacctattcgcCTACTGAACCTcccgggttttttcggaccgttaggttgacgggctgccggattttcgcagtgagtggcgggatttgaaccccagccctctcgactggtagccgagaatcataccactgcgccagGTATTGCGGAATAAGTGTGGGCCCGGAAGTAAGTGGACTAAATAACGTACTAAATGGGTTTTGCAATATCCACGAATAGGCCAAAACATTGAGATATGATTCTCGTCAAGAGGCGACGTAACCAAGGTGAAATAATATTAATCCTCTCCCTGGGTATAAACAATCAAGTTGGAATTTCAGCAGCAACAATGATGGCTAATTTAACGAGGTCTGTGGGATTAGAAAAGACGGTTATTGGACCCCTTGTTCGCTATGAATTGCTAACCGCAATGATAGGAACAGCCAGTTCCGAATTAAATAAATTGCCAAGTTTCGAAACTGCCAGATGCTCACGATAGAAGCGGATAATTTGAAATGACAAGGGTCCAAATGGACAGTTGCTATAACGTCGAAACGCTCGGTTATCAAGAAGCCAAATGGACAGTCTATAAGTCACTTTCAACCGAAATACCCGTAgggtggtgcactgcaggcattacttaaggttctttgcagcgtcccttcggcccctagctgcaacttccttcattccttttgctgtaccttctttcatattctttcttccatcttactttcaacactctctgacaactgtttcatagtgcaactgcgaggttttcctcctgttacacctttcaaaccttcatactgtcaatttccgcttcagcactgaatgacctcataggtcccagcccttggcctttggcctaaattctatatgctatGCTTTCAACCGACATACCCGATAAgaagctctcttcttcttcttcttcttcccagttgATTAACTTCAGAATTTTCCATGTGGTTATGTCAGGAACTTCAGAATTTTCCATGTGGTTATGTCAGGAACTTCAAAATTTTCCATGTGGTTATGTCAGGAACTTCAAAATTTTCCATGTGGTTATGTCAGGAACTTCAGAATTTTCCAAGTGGTTATGTCAGGAACTTCAGAATTTTCCATGTGGTTATGTCAGGAACTTCAGAATTTTCCATGTGGTTATGTCAGGAACTTTAGAATTTTCCATGTGGTTATGTCAGGAACTTCAGAATTTTCCATGTGGTTGTCAGGAGACACGCTTCCGAATGCCAAAATAGCATCGACATAAAATCAGCACCACGAAACGGTGGTCCTTACGTATTAAAAATAACCTTGCAAACAATTCTGCCCTATTATGGaaagctgcagtatctgcaaaattttcgaaattgagatttgCCACCTAATGGAgttccagaatgattcttcaatgctttgtttagggggtcccattcgtagtatctgcaaaatcagtagtatgaagggaaaactgcagtatcagcaaatttttcgaaattgagacatgccacctattgggctcgtgaaacactaatacacaagttactgcagtttcagaatgattttttagTGCTTTAGTTTGGGGGTCCCATTtggagtatctgcaaaatcagtagtaaggcaagggaaaactgcagtattgaccatttttctcagttttgtatttttgcagacactgcagtcttccatttcagggcacaCCTGGTCAGAAAATCTACTCACGGCTTGACACACAACAggtattatattaaaaaactaagcggacaaaaaaaaaaaaaaaaaacaaaatataaaaaaactggattttaaaagagtaattacttACAACTTTAAGCATACGTTACATAGCAACACTGACGACACGTACCTGGAAAAAGGAAACAACAGTGAATTAGTCGTGCAAACGAcaatagaattgaactgaatacataatttaggccaaaagccaaacactgggacttataaggtcattcatcgcagaaatggaaactgacagtaaaaggtttgaaaggtgtaacaggaaaacttcgcagctgcactatgaatcaattgttaggagagggtggatagcaagatggaagaaagagaatatgaaaggaggtacagtaaaaggaacgaaaggggttgtagcagctaggggccgagggcacgctgcaaagaaccttaagtaatgcctacagtgcaccacatgaggtgcactgacggcactagccctcCACGGAGATACCACATTCGTaagaaaaatcgtaaaaataaaatacagactcTGAAGTAAGATGACTTCCTTCCTCGAAAACTAGTTCGTAAAACTATCAAATCAGACAGactgataaacaagtaaaaactgcgccgaagtttcttcggcgcaatccagtttttttgtacagcgtataatcaaggccgccgaaaatagatctatctttcggtggtctcggtataatgctgcatgagccgcgacatATGAAACtctaactacggcccggtggtggccttccctatattgttgccagaagcacgattatggctaaatttaaccttaaataaaataaaaaccactgaaactagagggctgcaattttggtatgtttgataactggagggtggatgatcaacataccaatttgcagcccctctagcctcggtagtttttaagatctgatggcggacaaaaaagtgcggacggacagacaaagccggcacaatagttttcttttacagaaaactaaaagggaaagaTAAATTTGATTCACTGCATGTGATCAACATCACATTTCTCACGATGCAAATTTTGGAAAGCCATGTATCATTCTTTAATTCATGGCCTTCCAGCCTCTTCAGTTCTTGGTAAGAtaccgcttaaaaaaaaaaaaaaaaaatggtcatgaaAGCCAAACGAAACTTGACGAATGGCCTGAGAATTTACACAAGTTTTATTTGTACCCGGCGCAGATATACTTCTCCAACAATTAACGGAACAGTAAGATTCCatgtgcgtacatacatacatacaatctatatacatacaatatatatatatatatatatatatatatatatatatatatatatatatatatatatatatatatatatatatatatatatatatatatatatatatatatatcataaatatatatatttaaatatataaatatatatatacataaatatataaatatatatatatatatatgtatatatatatatatatatatataaaatttattagtatatataattaaaattttatttatttttgaataacaaACTTTTTTGCCGCGACTGAGTCAAGGCCACGTGAACAATATTCAATGAAAAGGAGAAACTCTTGCTGATCGGCTTAACAGTTTATCACAGTTATTGCTCTACTCTTGTCTGACCTCTCAAACTTTCTCCTGCCTCCTTTTGAATCCTAACAATCCTTTCAAAATGAAACCGCCACTGCTGGCGCTTGTGTTTCTCTGCGGGTAACCCACACGAATGACGGAAGCTCCCCTCCCGAGAAGATCGGAAAGCTTAAGATTAGAAAGTTGTCCCCGGATTAACACAGCTGTCCCCTGTGGACATCCGATGGTTGGTCTCAGTAACCCCAATTACCAATCTGCTGATGCCTGAGGTCGCCGCAGCAATTAAGCaagaagggggttagtgccgtcagtgcacctcatgcggtgcactgtaggcattaccagcGAGGGCATTCAAATGGCCAGCTCgatctaaaacaataacaaccgTGGTCAGACCTCCCCACCGCCAACATCTTGACTCCCAGGTCAAGTCATCTGTTGACACCATATCAAAATACTTCATATTAAGGAAACAAGAGGGCcctgtaattaatggtaaattattttttctcctcaaTGATGGGTAGGTTAtttaacctgcagaggcactgaaaaaatacagTCGTGTAATCCGTAATTAACTGCTAAAATGGAATATGGACAATAAGCAAAAGTCCTGAAAGGCTACTCCTGCCGAACCAGCCACAAATTTTATGAGTGTTCATTAAACTcgttatggtattattattataagaactatgattGTTATTTCCAAAATCCACatcaagaaaaatcattaagaacCAAAATTTACTCGAGTTGTTTCTATAGAAAACGAATcacagtaaatgacagatcttAGAATGTTTGAAAGACAATAATGAAAGCCCAGCTCTCCTTATGCAGTCCTTGAAGTATAGTACTTCAATAGGTTTAAATGGAGGATACTTACGAAGGACATGTTACAGTCTTCCAAACATCCTACGATCGCTAGGGCGTAGCCAGGAAAAGAAGACGGCTCTGCGAGTTCTGTTAATCCTTTTAGATCTTGTTTGCCGCATTGCCCGAGATCTATCATTCGTTGTGCTTCGTTTTTAAAGAAACCGCGCTGAGAAATGTTGGTTTtcccaattatttttctttctttgtgcgCTTTTTGGAAATGACAATCATAGTTCATATAATAACACCCGTAATGTATTTAATGCATTAAAGCTAAAAATTTGTGTGGGTGGTTAGGCAGGTATATCTCTTCAAGCCACTTGAATATTGTCCATATTCCATTCTAGCAGTTATTTATTGATGATATGACTAGTTTTTTCATTGCCTCTGCAGTTTAAATACTCaccatttaggagagaaaaataatttacaatttactggGTCCCTTGTTTCTTTAAaacgaaatattttaatatttataaacagttaCTTGACCTCGGAGTCACGATGTTGGCGGTGGAGAAATTTGATCCGCTCTGCCAAACCTTCGTTTCTGGACACGTGTTCGGGCATAGAGTATTTAAAGGGTCTGCGGTCACTTGTAGAATCACTGCTCTCAGGCTGCCATTCTGACAGGACAGTATGGGAAAGCCAAAGCTGAAACTACAGGAACCGACAGGTCTCTGGAAACTACAGGAACCGATGGGTCTCTGGAAACTACAGGAACCGACGGGTCTCTGGAAACTACAGGAACCGATGGGTCTCTGAAACTACAGGAACCGACGGGTCTCTGGAAACCAGGAACCGACGGGTCTCTGGAAACTACAGGAACCGACGGGCCTCTGGAAACTACAGGAACCGACGGGTCTCTGGAAACTACAGGAACCGACGGGTCTCTGGAAACTACAGGAACCAACGGGTCTCTGGAAACTACAGGAACCGACGGGTCTCTGGAAACTACAGGAAAGCGGGTCTCTGGAAACTACAGGAACCGGCGGGACTCTGGAAACTACAGGAACCGACGGGTCTCTGAAACTACAGGAACCGACGGGACTCTGGAAACTACAGGAACCGACGGGACTCTGGAAACTACAGGAACCGACGGGTCTCTGGAAACTACAGGAACCGACGGGTCTCTGGAAACTACAGGAACCGACGGGTCTCTGGAAACTACAGGAAAGACGGGTCTCTGGAAACTACAGGAACCGACGGGACTCTGGAAACTACAGGAACCGACGGGCCTCTGGAAACTACAGGAACAACGTGGTCTCTGAAACTACAGGAACCGACGGGTCTCTGAAACTACAGGAACCGAGCGGGCCTCTGGAAACTACAGGAACCGACGGGCCTCTGGAAACTACAGGAACCGACAGGCCTCTGGAAACTACAGGAACCATGGGTCTCTGGAAACTACAGGAACCGGCGGGTCTCTGGAAACTACAGGAAACGGGTCTCTGAAACTACAGGAACCGACGGGCCTCTGAAACTACAGGAACAGACAGGTCTCTGGAAACTACAGGAACCGACAGGTCTCTGGAAACTACAGGAACCGACGGGCCTCTGGAAACTACAGGAACCGACGGGCCTCTGGAAACTACAGGAACCGACGGGCCTCTGGAAACTACAGGAACCGACGGGTCTCTGGAAACTACAGGAACCGACGGGTCTCTGGAAACTACAGGAACCGACGGGTCTCTGGAAACTACAGGAACCGACGGGTCTCTGGAAACTACAGGAACCGACAGGTCTCTGGAAACTACAGGAACTGACAAGTCTCTGGAAACTCCATAAACAAGGGCTTAACGTTAAGGGAAAGATTTGGATGGATGCTTTttattttccgtaaaagaaaactattgtgccggctttgtctgtccgtccgcactttttctgtccgacctcagatcttaaaaactactgagtctagagggctgcaaattgttatgttgatcatccaccctccaatcatcaaacataccaaattgcagccctctagctttggtagttttaattttatttaaggttaaagttagccataatcgtgtgtctggcaacgctgtaggacaggccaccaccgggctgtggctgaaagttttatgggccgtggctgaaagttgtacgagccatggctcatacagtattatacgctgtacagaaaacttgaatgcgcagaagaaactttggcgcattttttacttgtatttgtcTGTAAGTGATTAAGTATTTGcttgtattttcattgtattttcactgtaattttgcttatctctgttttctttatcatttaattctattattactttatttgttaaagtacaatttctttttgcatttcttttattttgttacttttcatgTATAAGTCAATAACTAGtgtgttattatatgaaaaaattgtcaATGTAAAACTAAGTGGTATCATTAAAAGTCTATGGTTGGTCCTCTAGTACATGATTCGAATCACAGGCATAccattgacagtgagaaggtttgacaggtgtaacaggaggaaaacctcacagttgcactgtgaaacaactgttaggagagggcggaggaaagtaagatggaagaaagtgaatatgaacggaggtacagaaaggTCTTTTCATCAGGTACGTTACAAATTATCTTCCAACACATGTACCAATATACTCGTGTCCTTCATTTCGGATTCATGACCTCCTCAGCCGCACCAGTTCGCGGCTACATTATGCATTCAGAGTCGAATTAAAAGCTTTAGCGGATTGACGACCGATTCTCG
Coding sequences within:
- the LOC136825120 gene encoding uncharacterized protein produces the protein MGQYGKAKAETTGTDRSLETTGTDGSLETTGTDGSLETTGTDGSLKLQEPTGLWKPGTDGSLETTGTDGPLETTGTDGSLETTGTDGSLETTGTNGSLETTGTDGSLETTGKRVSGNYRNRRDSGNYRNRRVSETTGTDGTLETTGTDGTLETTGTDGSLETTGTDGSLETTGTDGSLETTGKTGLWKLQEPTGLWKLQEPTGLWKLQEQRTDRSLETTGTDGPLETTGTDGPLETTGTDGPLETTGTDGSLETTGTDGSLETTGTDGSLETTGTDGSLETTGTDRSLETTGTDKSLETP